Proteins encoded in a region of the Vicia villosa cultivar HV-30 ecotype Madison, WI linkage group LG5, Vvil1.0, whole genome shotgun sequence genome:
- the LOC131601500 gene encoding uncharacterized protein LOC131601500 isoform X1: MAIRDVRFIFATSQCFDMLLLRIPDVAYCLWTVATRYSRISLLTLASSLRTCYPYAIASSHSYGTRGNQRRQMEQIQEQMAEMRAQLMEQMNTQMTQFMEALANVTRGQEDLRVLVENSRRTENVGGQYGLYDDVSGRIENNHDENEFRQPAHVPYNPFNQNQGFPPPPPSRLLGGRGHHNRGNQDFDFENVDQLSRHSAEGVQDDGGKIRLIEERLRAVEGKGVLGMDITDLGLVPGVRVPPKFKVPIFDKYNGATCPMTHVKAYYRKMSVYSEDEGFLMHFFQDSLAGASLEWYVQLERTHIHSWRDLVEAFIKHYQYNVDMAPNRTQLQSLVQGSKDSFKEYAQKWRELAARVQPPMTEREMIDMFTSTLSGHYYLACSASANFSEMVRYGERVEMGLKMGKIQLGASSNTPSGKKQTEGYARRKEGNADAIYGRRGSGRNNSQVNAFMIPVPQQQQHLQGHRSNNDRYPPRTRPHRKIDPIPMTYAQVLQHLLKIEKITLRDAPNAPDTQSPNYNVNVRCAFHSGAAGHDTERCIALKNKVQDLLDQKIIQFTPTPNIVNNPMPTHGGSGVNAIESEETSVVSDVGCLTFPLVSVKQHLVNSGIFPGCGVDCENCKSRPEGCADLKSMVQKLIDEGPLQFYRRSRGAKSESGEVSVISIPYEPVVPICIQVPIQIPVSIPYEEQPAALMITVPGPIPYESEKAIPWHYGSDVYYYGTKEEGELSEEKSVEAAVANTDNFAGTGRITRSGRVFSPQPIQNNADALAKAKGKQVVTDVQNSPIHNGPPDSAVPSKDVEELLRIIKKSDYKVVEQLGQTQSKISILQLLMCSEGHRDALLRILNGAYVPHEISVNQLEAVANNISAGNGLGFTDHDLPPEGRNHNKALHISIECKGTTLSRVLVDTGSSLNMLPKSALMRIDYAGVELRPSELVVRAFDGSRRSVFGEVDLPIQVGPQIFTTTFYVMDIQPAYCCLLGRPWIHKAGAVTSTLHQKLKYPVDGKVVTVCGEEDYIVSHLSSFQYVEIEGEIHETPFQAFEAVNAVKTPLCELKKPETIMSSLKDAQVVVETGKSEGWGQMIDVRPKFNKNGLGFNPGRQSFTSPTSSFTPVRFVRGGVIQDGKVNAIVKGEEVDSDCDFDSWIRPSIPGTKLNNWTIEDVIQVTQAQECSTTTDSIGNSSAIAYYDFDNPIYQAEEEAYEDCDLPDELARLLKQEEKKVIQPHQEAIEMVNVGTKEQVREVKIGAALENSVKRRLIAMLKEYADIFAWSYEDMPGLDTNIVVHRLPLKEDSPPVK, translated from the exons ATGGCTATACGCGACGTGCGATTTATTTTCGCGACGTCGCAGTGCTTTGATATGTTGCTTTTACGGATTCCTGATGTTGCTTATTGCTTGTGGACAGTTGCTACGCGATATTCCCGGatttctctgcttacgcttgctagctcattacgGACTTGCTATCCGTACG CAATTGCTTCTTCACACAGTTACGGTACTCGAGGCAATCAGAGGCGACAAATGGAACAGATACAGGAACAGATGGCTGAAATGCGAGCTCAACTGATGGAACAGATGAACACGCAGATGACTCAATTTATGGAGGCGTTGGCTAACGTCACCAGAGGTCAAGAGGATTTGAGAGTTCTCGTCGAGAATTCTAGGAGAACTGAGAATGTTGGAGGACAATATGGGTTATATGATGACGTATCCGGACGGATTGAGAACAACCATGATGAGAACGAGTTCAGGCAGCCTGCCCACGTGCCTTATAATCCTTTCAACCAGAATCAGGGGTTTCCGCCGCCGCCTCCGTCTCGTCTCCTTGGAGGAAGAGGTCATCATAATCGGGGAAATCAAGACTTTGATTTCGAGAATGTGGATCAACTGTCGAGGCACAGTGCTGAAGGTGTGCAGGATGATGGTGGTAAGATTCGTCTGATTGAGGAACGTCTCCGAGCTGTTGAGGGTAAGGGTGTGCTTGGTATGGACATCACTGATCTAGGATTGGTTCCTGGCGTAAGggttcctccaaagttcaaagtgcCGATTTTTGATAAGTACAATGGGGCTACCTGTCCCATGACGCATGTCAAAGCGTACTATCGCAAGATGTCAGTTTATTCAGAGGACGAAGGTTTCttgatgcatttcttccaagatagtcTTGCTGGGGCTTCCTTGGAGTGGTACGTTCAACTCGAGCGCACTCATAtccattcttggagagatcttgtCGAAGCTTTCATTAAGCACTATCAGTACAATGTTGATATGGCGCCCAACAGGACTCAGTTGCAAAGTTTGGTTCAGGGGTCTAAAGACtctttcaaagagtacgctcagaaatggcgtgAGTTAGCCGCAAGAGTTCAACCACCTATGACTGAGCGTGAGATGATCGATATGTTCACAAGTACTCTATCTGGACACTATTATTTGGCTTGCAGTGCTTCAGCCAACTTTTCTGAGATGGTGAGATATGGCGAACGTGTTGAAATGGGTCtaaagatggggaaaattcagTTAGGAGCTTCTTCTAATACTcctagtggtaagaaacaaactgAGGGTTATGCCAGAAGGAAGGAAGGAAATGCGGATGCCATATATGGGAGAAGGGGTTCAGGAAGAAACAATTCACAGGTTAATGCTTTCATGATCCCAGTGCCGCAACAACAACAGCATCTGCAGGGACATCGTTCCAATAATGATCGCTATCCTCCTAGGACCAGGCCTCACCGAAAGATTGatccgattcctatgacctatgctcaggtgttgcaacatttgctcaagattgagaagattactttgagagatgctccgaATGCTCCGGACACACAATCTCCGAATTACAATGTGAATGTGCGGTGTGCTTTTCATTCCGGTGCTGCTGGACATGATACAGAGAGGTGTATTGCGTTGAAGAATAAAGTCCAGGACTTGTTGGATCAAAAGATAATTCAGTTCactcctacacccaatattgtcaataatcCGATGCCTACTCATGGAGGTTCGGGTGTGAATGCCATTGAGAGTGAAGAGACAAGTGTTGTATCTGATGTGGGCTGTTTGACTTTTCCTCTGGTGTCTGTGAAGCAACATCTGGTCAATAGCGGCATCTTCCCGGGTTGTGGTGTGGATTGTGAGAATTGCAAGAGTCGGCCTGAAGGTTGTGCTGATTTAAAAAGTATGGTACAAAAACTGATTGATGAGGGTCCTCTTCAATTTTATCGAAGGTCGAGAGGTGCGAAAAGTGAGAGTGGTGAAGTGTCTGTGATTTCAATTCCTTATGAGCCGGTTGTTCCAATCTGTATCCAAGTGCCTATTCAGATACCTGTTAGTATCCCATATGAGGAGCAACCAGCGGCGTTGATGATTACCGTGCCAGGGCCTATTCCATATGAGAGTGAGAAGGCCATCCCTTGGCATTATGGTTCAGATGTGTATTACTATGGCACGAAGGAGGAGGGCGAGCTCTCCGAAGAGAAGTCTGTGGAAGCCGCAGTTGCAAACACTGATAATTTTGCCGGTACTGGTAGAATCACTCGCAGTGGTAGGGTGTTCTCCCCTCAGCCAATACAAAAcaatgcagatgctttggctaaggcCAAAGGCAAACAAGTGGTGACTGATGTCCAGAATTCTCCGATTCATAATGGGCCACCTGATAGTGCTGTGCCTTCCAAGGATGTGGAAGAGTTGTTGAGAATCATCAAGAAGTCTGATTACAAagttgttgagcagttgggtcagacccagtcaaagatttccatcttgcaactgttgatgtgttcagaaggtcatagagatgctctcttaagaattctgaatggtgcttacgtcccgcatgaaatatctgtgaatcagctagaggcggtagccaataatatctccgctggaaatggtttgggatttacggatcatgatcttcctccagaagggagaaaccataacaaggccttgcatatttcgattgagtgtaaggggacgaccttgtcccgtgttttggttgatactgggtcttctttAAACATGCTTCCCAAATCAGCTCTAATGAGAATTGACTATGCTGGTGTGGAGTTAAGGCCTAGTGAATTGGTGGTGCGCGCGTTtgacggttcaaggaggtctgtgttcggagaggtagatctaccaatccaagtgggtcctcagatctttaccacaaccttttatgtgatggatattcaacccgcttactgctgtctgttgggacgaccatggattcacaaggctggtgctgtgacatccactcttcatcagaagttgaagtatccggttgacggtaaagtggtgacggtttgtggtgaagaagattatatcgtgagtcacttgtcctctttccaatatgtagagatcgaaggtgaaatacatgagacgcCGTTCCAAGCGTTTGAGGCTGTGAATGCTGTGAAAACCCCTCTTTGTGAGTTAAAGAAGCCGGAAACGATTATGTCTTCCTTGAAGGATGCACAGGTGGTTGTGGAAACTGGTAAAAGTGAGGGGTGGGGACAGATGATTGATGTGCGCCCTaagttcaataaaaatggtctcgGTTTCAACCCTGGTAGGCAAAGCTTTACGTCTCCAACATCAAGTTTCACTCCAGTCAGGTTTGTGAGGGGTGGCGTCATCCAAGATGGTAAGGTCAATGCCATTGTCAAGggtgaagaggtggatagtgactgtgattttgatagctggaTCCGCCCAAGTATTCCTGGAACAAAGCTCAACAACTGGACGATTGAAGATGTCATTCAAGTCACGCAGGCTCAGGa ATGCTCCAccaccacggattccattggtaacagttccgctattgcttattatgattttgacaatccgatctaccaagccgaggaggaagcttatgaagattgtgaccttcccgatgagttggccagattgttgaaacaagaagaaaagaaagtgatACAGCCGCATCAGGAAGCaatcgagatggtaaatgttggcactaaagagcaagtccgagaagtcaagataggggctgcgctgGAGAATAGTGTGAAACGGAGGCTTAttgctatgttgaaagagtatgcagatatctttgcttggtcctatgaggatatgcctggtctcgatacaaatattgtggtacaccgtctacctctcaaggaagatagtcctcctgtcaagtag
- the LOC131601500 gene encoding uncharacterized protein LOC131601500 isoform X2, whose translation MEQIQEQMAEMRAQLMEQMNTQMTQFMEALANVTRGQEDLRVLVENSRRTENVGGQYGLYDDVSGRIENNHDENEFRQPAHVPYNPFNQNQGFPPPPPSRLLGGRGHHNRGNQDFDFENVDQLSRHSAEGVQDDGGKIRLIEERLRAVEGKGVLGMDITDLGLVPGVRVPPKFKVPIFDKYNGATCPMTHVKAYYRKMSVYSEDEGFLMHFFQDSLAGASLEWYVQLERTHIHSWRDLVEAFIKHYQYNVDMAPNRTQLQSLVQGSKDSFKEYAQKWRELAARVQPPMTEREMIDMFTSTLSGHYYLACSASANFSEMVRYGERVEMGLKMGKIQLGASSNTPSGKKQTEGYARRKEGNADAIYGRRGSGRNNSQVNAFMIPVPQQQQHLQGHRSNNDRYPPRTRPHRKIDPIPMTYAQVLQHLLKIEKITLRDAPNAPDTQSPNYNVNVRCAFHSGAAGHDTERCIALKNKVQDLLDQKIIQFTPTPNIVNNPMPTHGGSGVNAIESEETSVVSDVGCLTFPLVSVKQHLVNSGIFPGCGVDCENCKSRPEGCADLKSMVQKLIDEGPLQFYRRSRGAKSESGEVSVISIPYEPVVPICIQVPIQIPVSIPYEEQPAALMITVPGPIPYESEKAIPWHYGSDVYYYGTKEEGELSEEKSVEAAVANTDNFAGTGRITRSGRVFSPQPIQNNADALAKAKGKQVVTDVQNSPIHNGPPDSAVPSKDVEELLRIIKKSDYKVVEQLGQTQSKISILQLLMCSEGHRDALLRILNGAYVPHEISVNQLEAVANNISAGNGLGFTDHDLPPEGRNHNKALHISIECKGTTLSRVLVDTGSSLNMLPKSALMRIDYAGVELRPSELVVRAFDGSRRSVFGEVDLPIQVGPQIFTTTFYVMDIQPAYCCLLGRPWIHKAGAVTSTLHQKLKYPVDGKVVTVCGEEDYIVSHLSSFQYVEIEGEIHETPFQAFEAVNAVKTPLCELKKPETIMSSLKDAQVVVETGKSEGWGQMIDVRPKFNKNGLGFNPGRQSFTSPTSSFTPVRFVRGGVIQDGKVNAIVKGEEVDSDCDFDSWIRPSIPGTKLNNWTIEDVIQVTQAQECSTTTDSIGNSSAIAYYDFDNPIYQAEEEAYEDCDLPDELARLLKQEEKKVIQPHQEAIEMVNVGTKEQVREVKIGAALENSVKRRLIAMLKEYADIFAWSYEDMPGLDTNIVVHRLPLKEDSPPVK comes from the exons ATGGAACAGATACAGGAACAGATGGCTGAAATGCGAGCTCAACTGATGGAACAGATGAACACGCAGATGACTCAATTTATGGAGGCGTTGGCTAACGTCACCAGAGGTCAAGAGGATTTGAGAGTTCTCGTCGAGAATTCTAGGAGAACTGAGAATGTTGGAGGACAATATGGGTTATATGATGACGTATCCGGACGGATTGAGAACAACCATGATGAGAACGAGTTCAGGCAGCCTGCCCACGTGCCTTATAATCCTTTCAACCAGAATCAGGGGTTTCCGCCGCCGCCTCCGTCTCGTCTCCTTGGAGGAAGAGGTCATCATAATCGGGGAAATCAAGACTTTGATTTCGAGAATGTGGATCAACTGTCGAGGCACAGTGCTGAAGGTGTGCAGGATGATGGTGGTAAGATTCGTCTGATTGAGGAACGTCTCCGAGCTGTTGAGGGTAAGGGTGTGCTTGGTATGGACATCACTGATCTAGGATTGGTTCCTGGCGTAAGggttcctccaaagttcaaagtgcCGATTTTTGATAAGTACAATGGGGCTACCTGTCCCATGACGCATGTCAAAGCGTACTATCGCAAGATGTCAGTTTATTCAGAGGACGAAGGTTTCttgatgcatttcttccaagatagtcTTGCTGGGGCTTCCTTGGAGTGGTACGTTCAACTCGAGCGCACTCATAtccattcttggagagatcttgtCGAAGCTTTCATTAAGCACTATCAGTACAATGTTGATATGGCGCCCAACAGGACTCAGTTGCAAAGTTTGGTTCAGGGGTCTAAAGACtctttcaaagagtacgctcagaaatggcgtgAGTTAGCCGCAAGAGTTCAACCACCTATGACTGAGCGTGAGATGATCGATATGTTCACAAGTACTCTATCTGGACACTATTATTTGGCTTGCAGTGCTTCAGCCAACTTTTCTGAGATGGTGAGATATGGCGAACGTGTTGAAATGGGTCtaaagatggggaaaattcagTTAGGAGCTTCTTCTAATACTcctagtggtaagaaacaaactgAGGGTTATGCCAGAAGGAAGGAAGGAAATGCGGATGCCATATATGGGAGAAGGGGTTCAGGAAGAAACAATTCACAGGTTAATGCTTTCATGATCCCAGTGCCGCAACAACAACAGCATCTGCAGGGACATCGTTCCAATAATGATCGCTATCCTCCTAGGACCAGGCCTCACCGAAAGATTGatccgattcctatgacctatgctcaggtgttgcaacatttgctcaagattgagaagattactttgagagatgctccgaATGCTCCGGACACACAATCTCCGAATTACAATGTGAATGTGCGGTGTGCTTTTCATTCCGGTGCTGCTGGACATGATACAGAGAGGTGTATTGCGTTGAAGAATAAAGTCCAGGACTTGTTGGATCAAAAGATAATTCAGTTCactcctacacccaatattgtcaataatcCGATGCCTACTCATGGAGGTTCGGGTGTGAATGCCATTGAGAGTGAAGAGACAAGTGTTGTATCTGATGTGGGCTGTTTGACTTTTCCTCTGGTGTCTGTGAAGCAACATCTGGTCAATAGCGGCATCTTCCCGGGTTGTGGTGTGGATTGTGAGAATTGCAAGAGTCGGCCTGAAGGTTGTGCTGATTTAAAAAGTATGGTACAAAAACTGATTGATGAGGGTCCTCTTCAATTTTATCGAAGGTCGAGAGGTGCGAAAAGTGAGAGTGGTGAAGTGTCTGTGATTTCAATTCCTTATGAGCCGGTTGTTCCAATCTGTATCCAAGTGCCTATTCAGATACCTGTTAGTATCCCATATGAGGAGCAACCAGCGGCGTTGATGATTACCGTGCCAGGGCCTATTCCATATGAGAGTGAGAAGGCCATCCCTTGGCATTATGGTTCAGATGTGTATTACTATGGCACGAAGGAGGAGGGCGAGCTCTCCGAAGAGAAGTCTGTGGAAGCCGCAGTTGCAAACACTGATAATTTTGCCGGTACTGGTAGAATCACTCGCAGTGGTAGGGTGTTCTCCCCTCAGCCAATACAAAAcaatgcagatgctttggctaaggcCAAAGGCAAACAAGTGGTGACTGATGTCCAGAATTCTCCGATTCATAATGGGCCACCTGATAGTGCTGTGCCTTCCAAGGATGTGGAAGAGTTGTTGAGAATCATCAAGAAGTCTGATTACAAagttgttgagcagttgggtcagacccagtcaaagatttccatcttgcaactgttgatgtgttcagaaggtcatagagatgctctcttaagaattctgaatggtgcttacgtcccgcatgaaatatctgtgaatcagctagaggcggtagccaataatatctccgctggaaatggtttgggatttacggatcatgatcttcctccagaagggagaaaccataacaaggccttgcatatttcgattgagtgtaaggggacgaccttgtcccgtgttttggttgatactgggtcttctttAAACATGCTTCCCAAATCAGCTCTAATGAGAATTGACTATGCTGGTGTGGAGTTAAGGCCTAGTGAATTGGTGGTGCGCGCGTTtgacggttcaaggaggtctgtgttcggagaggtagatctaccaatccaagtgggtcctcagatctttaccacaaccttttatgtgatggatattcaacccgcttactgctgtctgttgggacgaccatggattcacaaggctggtgctgtgacatccactcttcatcagaagttgaagtatccggttgacggtaaagtggtgacggtttgtggtgaagaagattatatcgtgagtcacttgtcctctttccaatatgtagagatcgaaggtgaaatacatgagacgcCGTTCCAAGCGTTTGAGGCTGTGAATGCTGTGAAAACCCCTCTTTGTGAGTTAAAGAAGCCGGAAACGATTATGTCTTCCTTGAAGGATGCACAGGTGGTTGTGGAAACTGGTAAAAGTGAGGGGTGGGGACAGATGATTGATGTGCGCCCTaagttcaataaaaatggtctcgGTTTCAACCCTGGTAGGCAAAGCTTTACGTCTCCAACATCAAGTTTCACTCCAGTCAGGTTTGTGAGGGGTGGCGTCATCCAAGATGGTAAGGTCAATGCCATTGTCAAGggtgaagaggtggatagtgactgtgattttgatagctggaTCCGCCCAAGTATTCCTGGAACAAAGCTCAACAACTGGACGATTGAAGATGTCATTCAAGTCACGCAGGCTCAGGa ATGCTCCAccaccacggattccattggtaacagttccgctattgcttattatgattttgacaatccgatctaccaagccgaggaggaagcttatgaagattgtgaccttcccgatgagttggccagattgttgaaacaagaagaaaagaaagtgatACAGCCGCATCAGGAAGCaatcgagatggtaaatgttggcactaaagagcaagtccgagaagtcaagataggggctgcgctgGAGAATAGTGTGAAACGGAGGCTTAttgctatgttgaaagagtatgcagatatctttgcttggtcctatgaggatatgcctggtctcgatacaaatattgtggtacaccgtctacctctcaaggaagatagtcctcctgtcaagtag